From Hylaeus volcanicus isolate JK05 chromosome 2, UHH_iyHylVolc1.0_haploid, whole genome shotgun sequence, the proteins below share one genomic window:
- the LOC128872862 gene encoding uncharacterized protein LOC128872862 — MSSAKDVLIKLCVLFFLYDHAACLIIPEELPTILSLIYSNIPPIKKGTDSRLGVGFRLGEHADFQVLVELGPQTETDPIGTADNKRRRDAMFGAAMRGELGPLAQAVANYQLERKIQSELEKFKRTEEKVNAVDTEESNVEKTKASDWLAKWSKEMTKSGTDETPFKDVSEENSFSSSVKNKTVQRIRSGPPLAPTGGKSAISDLTNLYKQQKDKKSE; from the exons ATGTCGAGCGCGAAGGACGTGCTGATAAAGTTGTGCGTTCTGTTCTTCCTTTACGATC ACGCTGCGTGTCTCATTATCCCGGAAGAGCTGCCCACGATACTTTCGCTGATCTACTCCAATATTCCACCGATAAAGAAAG GCACCGATTCGAGACTCGGCGTGGGTTTCAGACTCGGGGAGCACGCGGATTTTCAAGTACTGGTAGAGCTAGGACCCCAGACCGAAACGGATCCGATCGGCACTGCCGATAACAAGAGACGTCGAGAT GCGATGTTCGGTGCCGCGATGAGAGGAGAACTCGGACCGTTGGCTCAAGCGGTTGCGAACTATCAATTGGAACGGAAAATTCAGAGTGAActggaaaaatttaaaagaacgGAGGAGAAGGTGAATGCCGTGGACACCGAAGAAAGTAACGTCGAGAAG ACTAAAGCCAGCGACTGGCTGGCAAAATGGAGCAAAGAAATGACGAAATCGGGCACAGACGAAACGCCATTCAAAGATGTTTCCGAAGAAAACAGTTTCTCGTCGTCTGTGAAAAACAAGACTGTACAAAGGATACGTTCAGGACCACCGCTTGCACCCACCGGTGGAAAAAGCGCCATCTCTGATCTAACAAACTTGTACAAACaacaaaaagataaaaaaagcGAGTGA
- the LOC128872441 gene encoding coatomer subunit gamma, which produces MNAFKRDKKEEEDGGGNPFQNLEKTTVLQEARTFNDTPVNPRKCAHILTKILYLLNQGEQLGTTEATEAFFAMTKLFQSRDVVLRRLVYLGIKELSSLAEDVIIVTSSLTKDMTGKEDLYRAAAIRALCTITDGGMLAAIERYMKQAIVDRSPAVSSAALVSSLHLTSVSGDVARRWANEAQEALNSSNVMVQYHALGVLYQARKSDKHAVIKLVAKLMRTSPKSPYAACMLIRMACKLLDEVDEGEELLGFIESCLRQKSEMVIYEAAHALVNLGRSGAREIGPAISVLQLFCGSPKPALRFAAVRTLNKVAMTHPAAVTACNLDLENLITDSNRSIATLAITTLLKTGAESSVDRLMKQIATFVSEISDEFKVVVVQAIRALCQKFPRKHAVLMNFLSSMLRDEGGLEYKAAIADTIIAVMEGNAEAKEAGLAHLCEFIEDCEHISLAVRILHLLGQEGPTSKQPSRYIRFIYNRVILESASVRAAAVTALARFAAACPPLLPNVLVLLSRCQLDSDDEVRDRAAYYCTILQQQNDPTVLPLIQPPLLSVPSLERALRNYMRTPMEDPFDISQIPPAQAAEEPAQVEVHSTVKQQQPRLTREESFMEKLSQIPHLTMVIHESSLLKSSPVFELTESETEYNVKCIKHTFSELLVLQFDCVNTLCDQLLDNVTVAVEPPEGYTVVCEVTCPRLPYNEPGTTYTVLKYPEDVHASITTIPTTLRFTARDCDPVTGEPDAEQGYNDEYMLEDLEVTLADQVRGIGSRGLDFNAAWDAAVAKEFAKLEETFALGPSVTSLEGAIQSLTGFLGLDAVERSNRVQSGATSHNLLLSGIFRGGKEILARARLALSGSQVTMQLSVLCQDPDVAELIVSSVG; this is translated from the exons ATGAATGCCTTTAAACGGGACaaaaaggaggaagaagaTG GTGGAGGAAATCCCTTTCAAAATCTGGAGAAGACAACCGTCCTTCAGGAAGCACGTACTTTCAATGACACTCCGGTCAATCCAAGAAAATGCGCGCACATCctcacaaaaatattatatctgTTGAATCAAGGAGAGCAGTTGGGTACCACGGAAGCTACCGAAGCCTTCTTTGCCATGACCAAACTGTTCCAATCTCGAGATGTTGTTCTAAGGAGGTTGGTCTATCTAGGGATCAAAGAATTGAGCTCCTTGGCAGAGGATGTGATCATAGTAACATCCAGTCTAACGAAAGACATGACTGGAAAAGAAGATTTGTACAGAGCCGCCGCTATAAGAGCTTTATGCACCATCACAGATGGGGGAATGCTGGCAGCTATCGAACGTTACATGAAACAAGCTATCGTAGATCGTTCTCCTGCTGTTTCTAGCGCAGCTTTGGTTTCTTCGTTGCACTTAACAAGCGTTTCCGGTGATGTCGCGCGCAGATGGGCGAACGAAGCTCAAGAAGCGTTGAATTCTAGTAATGTAATGGTTCAGTATCATGCTCTAGGTGTTTTGTATCAAGCTCGCAAGTCGGACAAACACGCTGTAATTAAGTTAGTCGCAAAACTTATGAGAACCAGTCCAAAAAGTCCTTACGCGGCATGTATGCTAATTAGAATGGCATGTAAACTATTGGACGAAGTCGACGAAGGGGAAGAGCTGCTAGGATTCATAGAGTCTTGTCTGCGTCAAAAGTCGGAAATGGTAATATACGAAGCGGCGCACGCGTTGGTAAATCTTGGAAGAAGCGGCGCTAGAGAAATAGGCCCTGCTATTAGCGTTCTACAACTGTTTTGCGGTTCTCCTAAGCCCGCTTTAAGATTCGCTGCTGTCCGGACTTTGAATAAAGTTGCTATGACTCATCCAGCAGCGGTTACCGCTTGcaatttagatttagaaaactTGATCACCGACTCGAACAGATCGATTGCCACATTAGCGATTACCACTCTCTTGAAAACTGGAGCGGAAAGCTCGGTAGATCGACTGATGAAACAAATTGCTACTTTCGTATCAGAGATTTCGGATGAATTTAAAGTCGTAGTCGTACAAGCTATAAG AGCTTTGTGTCAAAAGTTCCCGCGCAAACACGCAGTTCTAATGAACTTCCTTTCATCGATGTTAAGAGACGAAGGAGGACTCGAATACAAGGCAGCGATCGCGGATACGATAATCGCGGTTATGGAAGGAAACGCAGAGGCGAAGGAGGCAGGTCTGGCTCATCTGTGCGAATTCATCGAAGATTGCGAGCACATTTCTCTCGCGGTTCGCATTCTGCATTTACTCGGTCAGGAAGGCCCGACTTCGAAGCAACCGTCCAGATACATTCGATTCATCTATAATCGCGTCATCTTGGAAAGCGCCAGCGTACGCGCGGCGGCCGTCACCGCTTTGGCGCGTTTCGCCGCGGCTTGTCCACCGTTGCTTCCAAACGTATTGGTGCTTTTGTCTCGTTGTCAATTGGATTCCGACGACGAAGTCCGCGATCGCGCGGCTTACTATTGCACTATTCTTCAACAACAAAACGACCCAACCGTGTTACCTTTGATACAACCACCTCTTTTGTCGGTGCCCAGTTTAGAAAGAGCTCTGCGAAATTACATGCGAACACCTATGGAGGACCCATTCGATATTTCCCAG ATACCACCGGCACAAGCGGCCGAAGAACCCGCGCAAGTGGAAGTACACTCGACCGTGAAACAACAGCAACCTCGTCTGACGCGAGAGGAAAGCTTCATGGAAAAATTGTCGCAGATACCACACTTGACGATGGTCATTCACGAGTCGTCGCTGCTCAAGTCTTCGCCCGTCTTCGAGTTAACGGAATCGGAAACGGAGTACAACGTAAAATGTATCAAACATACGTTCTCGGAACTCCTTGTTCTACAATTCGATTGCGTGAACACTCTTTGCGACCAATTGCTCGACAATGTAACAGTGGCCGTTGAACCACCGGAGGG CTATACGGTCGTCTGCGAAGTTACGTGTCCTCGTTTACCGTACAACGAACCTGGTACGACGTACACGGTATTAAAATATCCGGAAGACGTTCACGCTAGCATCACCACTATTCCTACGACTCTTCGGTTCACGGCTCGTGACTGTGACCCTGTGACAGGTGAACCAGATGCCGAGCAAGGGTACAACGACGAATATATG ctTGAAGATTTGGAAGTGACTTTGGCTGATCAAGTCCGGGGAATTGGTAGCAGAGGATTGGATTTCAATGCTGCTTGGGACGCAGCTGTTGCAAAAGAATTCGCCAAACTCGAGGAAACGTTCGCTTTAGGTCCGTCGGTAACCAGTTTGGAAGGGGCAATCCAAAGTCTGACAGGATTTTTGGGCTTAGATGCCGTAGAACGATCCAATCGCGTACAATCGGGTGCTACTTCGCATAATTTGTTATTGAGCGGCATTTTCAGAGgtggaaaagaaattcttgcTCGTGCGAGATTAGCATTGTCTGGTAGTCAAGTAACGATGCAACTATCCGTTTTGTGTCAAGACCCAGACGTTGCCGAATTGATAGTTTCTTCCGTCGGATAA
- the LOC128872443 gene encoding methionine aminopeptidase 2 has translation MAAVLDEVGKSADKLVDEEKREIVDEEEDETGAVEASKKKKKKKKKKKAGADEASAGVPEGEEDKAKDNTTGDEPAREMAENDMEMEETKKKKKKRKPRGTGGVKQQTDPPTIPVSELFPDGNFPIGQIMDHPSAAGVDDRTAKDRFSSEEARAFDRMHNDIYNEARQAAEAHRQTRKHIMKFVKPGMTMIEICNELENTARKLIGEDGLKAGLAFPTGCSRNHCAAHYTPNAGDPTVLEYDDVTKIDFGTHINGRIIDCAFTLTFNPKYDKLIEAVRDATNTGIKAAGIDVHLCDVGAAIQEVMESYEIELDGKTYPVKSIRNLNGHSIAPYRIHAGKTVPIVKGGEATRMEENEFYAIETFGSTGRGLVHDDLDCSHYMKSFDAGFVPLRLQSSKVLLNTINKHFGTLAFCKRWLDRVGCTKYQMALKDLCDKGAVEAYPPLVDVKGCYTAQFEHTLVLRPTCKEVISRGDDY, from the exons ATGGCTGCCGTATTGGATGAAGTAGGTAAATCCGCCGACAAACTGGTGGACGAGGAAAAACGTGAAATCGTCGACGAAGAGGAAGATGAAACCGGCGCGGTAGAAgcatcgaagaagaaaaaaaaaaagaaaaagaagaagaaagctG GAGCTGATGAAGCTAGTGCAGGTGTTCCAGAGGGCGAAGAAGACAAAGCAAAAGATAACACCACAGGCGATG AACCCGCTAGAGAGATGGCAGAAAATGATatggaaatggaagaaactaaaaagaagaagaagaaacgtaAACCACGTGGAACGGGAGGCGTTAAGCAGCAAACAGATCCTCCAACTATCCCCGTGTCGGAATTGTTTCCAGATGGAAATTTTCCGATAGGGCAGATTATGGATCATCCTTCTGCTGCGGGCGTGGATGATAGAACAGCGAAGGATCGTTTCTCGAGCGAAGAAGCTCGTGCTTTTGATAGAATGCATAACGACATTTATAACGAAGCGAGACAAGCAGCCGAGGCTCACAGACAAACGAGGAAgcatattatgaaattt GTAAAACCTGGAATGACGATGATAGAGATTTGCAACGAATTGGAGAACACAGCCAGAAAATTGATAGGGGAAGACGGGCTTAAAGCTGGATTAGCTTTTCCAACTGGCTGTTCTAGAAATCATTGCGCGGCTCATTATACTCCAAATGCTGGAGATCCAACTGTTTTAGAGTACGACGACGTTACTAAAATAGATTTTGGGACACACATTAACGGACGAATCATCGACTGTGCATTTACTCTGACGTTTAATCCAAAGTACGATAAATTGATCGAAGCGGTTCGCGATGCTACAAATACTGGGATTAAGGCTGCCGGTATAGACGTCCATCTTTGCGATGTTGGTGCCGCGATTCAAGAAGTGATGGAATCGTACGAGATCGAATTGGATGGTAAAACTTATCCG GTGAAGTCCATAAGAAATCTCAATGGTCATTCAATCGCTCCGTACCGTATTCACGCTGGAAAAACTGTGCCAATAGTCAAAGGCGGGGAAGCTACCAGAATGGAAGAGAACGAATTTTACGCAATCGAAACATTCGGATCGACTGGAAGAGGACTCGTACACGACGATTTAGACTGTTCTCACTACATGAAAAGCTTCGACGCCGGTTTCGTCCCGCTAAGATTGCAAAGTAGCAAGGTCTTACTCAACAccattaataaacatttcg GTACTTTGGCTTTCTGTAAACGATGGTTGGATCGCGTCGGTTGTACAAAGTATCAGATGGCTTTGAAAGATCTTTGCGACAAGGGCGCAGTCGAAGCCTATCCACCTCTGGTCGATGTCAAGGGATGTTACACTGCTCAGTTCGAGCATACTTTGGTTTTACGTCCAACGTGTAAAGAAGTTATTTCCCGCGGAGACGACTACTAA
- the LOC128872446 gene encoding uncharacterized protein LOC128872446 → MIKEMCEIAKAQRRTFRDQDPPRIRNASDGNSKNELEFSESTPNLPTIHQRASSFEKCFSESMFLEKDRENWKNPREDSTTRENISNSVRDDSVGASHTGEQCDLPSINNFSKTISDKVCSSGRHDGEVIGNGSKNDTDSCDGLTNGRDMAPVLGVPPPPPPAPHMGPDGLIVPRKPYNPYLTSGNHKDLRRELLFNQKIGRNVLNQKSELQRALEKQREAASRREAEKNREENYKDDPRTALQRAIEQRAKHIEMALEQSQPTTEPSSNLLATARAKLRPRTDSQ, encoded by the exons ATGATAAAGGAAATGTGCGAGATAGCCAAGGCCCAACGTAGAACGTTTCGCGATCAGGACCCTCCGAGAATACGTAACGCAAGTGACGGTAACTCGAAAAACGAGCTCGAGTTTTCCGAGTCGACACCGAATTTGCCGACGATTCATCAACGCGCGTCGAGTTTCGAGAAATGTTTCAGCGAGTCGATGTTTCTTGAGAAGGACAGGGAGAATTGGAAGAACCCGAGAGAAGATTCGACGACACGAGAGAATATCTCCAATTCCGTTCGGGACGATAGCGTCGGAGCATCCCATACGGGCGAACAGTGTGACCTTCCAAGCATCAACAACTTCTCAAAGACAATCTCTGATAAAGTGTGTTCGTCCGGGCGTCACGACGGCGAG GTGATTGGTAACGGCTCCAAGAACGACACGGACAGCTGCGACGGTTTAACAAACG GGAGAGATATGGCGCCGGTGTTGGGTGTACCACCTCCGCCGCCACCTGCTCCTCACATGGGACCGGACGGTTTGATCGTGCCAAGAAAACCGTACAACCCTTACCTCACGTCCGGTAATCATAAGGACCTTCGCAGGGAGTTATTGTTCAACCAGAAGAT AGGCAGGAACGTGCTGAATCAAAAAAGCGAACTTCAGCGAGCGCTGGAGAAACAGAGGGAGGCTGCGTCCAGACGCGAAGCTGAAAAGAATCGGGAAGAGAATTACAAAGATGATCCCCGGACCGCGTTGCAAAGAGCCATCGAGCAGAGAGCGAAGCACATCGAAATGGCG CTGGAACAGTCGCAGCCAACGACGGAGCCATCCAGTAACCTTTTAGCGACGGCGAGAGCGAAACTGAGACCTCGTACAGATTCCCAGTGA
- the LOC128872442 gene encoding dihydrolipoyl dehydrogenase, mitochondrial produces the protein MMQANFWNLVTTSVRPICVKRVIPGLTAAQQRMYSSTVEADLVVIGGGPGGYVASIKAAQLGMKTVCVEKEETLGGTCLNVGCIPSKSLLNNSHYYHMAHSGDLQNRGIIVQNVQLNLDKVMEQKRNVVKALTGGIAGLFKKNKVEWVKGHGKITGKNQVTALGPDGSVLSTINTKNIIIATGSEVSPFPGIEIDEKQVVSSTGALSLSQVPKRLIVIGAGVIGLELGSVWQRLGSEVTAIEFMPTIGGAGIDGEVSQTLQKVLSKQGVGFKLGTKVTAAKKSGNEIVVSVENAKDPSKKEDLPCDVLLVCVGRRPYTKNLGLEDLGIERDEKGRIPVNNRFQTVVPSIFAIGDCIHGPMLAHKAEEEGVITVEGITGGAVHIDYNCVPSVIYTHPEVGWVGKTEEDLKKEGIDYKVGKFPHLANSRAKTNMETDGFVKVLADKSTDKILGVHMIGSVAGELINEAVLAMEYGASAEDVARTCHAHPTCAEALKEANLAASFGKPINF, from the exons ATGATGCAAGCTAATTTTTGGAACTTGGTCACCACCTCTGTCAGA CCGATATGCGTCAAGCGAGTCATACCAGGCTTGACAGCTGCACAGCAACGTATGTACTCTAGCACAGTAGAAGCGGATCTTGTAGTAATCGGCGGAGGACCCGGTGGTTATGTAGCATCGATTAAAGCTGCACAGTTAGGAATGAAAACGGTTTgcgtagaaaaagaagaaactttaGGTGGCACTTGTCTCAACGTTGGATGCATTCCATCGAAatctcttttaaataattcgcaTTACTATCACATGGCACATAGCGGAGACTTACAAAATCGTGGTATTATAG TTCAAAATGTTCAACTTAATCTCGATAAAGTGATGGAACAAAAGCGCAACGTGGTGAAAGCTTTGACCGGTGGTATCGCTGGACTTTTTAAGAAGAATAAAGTCGAATGGGTTAAGGGCCATGGAAAAATTACTGGTAAAAACCAGGTGACCGCGCTTGGTCCGGATGGGTCAGTGTTAAGCACAATTAATACTAAAAACATTATAATTGCAACTGGCAGTGAAGTCTCGCCGTTTCCTGGTATAGAAATCGATGAGAAACAGGTAGTCTCCTCTACGGGAGCGTTATCACTCAGTCAAGTTCCTAAGAGACTCATAGTAATCGGCGCTGGAGTTATCGGTCTGGAACTAGGCTCTGTTTGGCAAAG GTTGGGCTCCGAAGTAACCGCAATCGAATTTATGCCAACTATCGGCGGAGCAGGTATCGACGGTGAAGTTAGTCAGACGCTACAAAAAGTTTTAAGCAAACAGGGTGTCGGTTTCAAATTAGGTACTAAAGTTACCGCCGCCAAAAAATCAGGCAACGAAATTGTAGTTTCCGTTGAAAATGCAAAAGATCCTAGTAAAAAGGAGGATCTGCCGTGCGATGTTCTTTTAGTTTGCGTTGGTAGAAGGCCGTACACGAAAAATTTAGGTCTAGAAGATTTGGGAATCGAAAGGGACGAAAAGGGCAGGATCCCTGTTAATAACAGATTTCAAACAGTGGTACCTTC AATATTTGCAATCGGAGATTGCATTCACGGGCCAATGTTGGCTCACAAGGCGGAAGAAGAGGGTGTTATTACGGTTGAGGGCATTACCGGAG GTGCCGTTCATATCGATTACAATTGCGTTCCCAGCGTAATATATACACACCCCGAAGTTGGTTGGGTAGGCAAAACGGAAGAAGACTTAAAGAAGGAAGGTATCGACTACAAAGTTGGCAAATTCCCGCATTTGGCGAATTCCAGAGCAAAGACGAATATGGAGACGGATGGCTTCGTTAAAGTATTAGCCGATAAGAGTACGgataaaatattaggtgtCCACATGATCGGTTCAGTTGCCGGTGAACTCATCAACGAGGCTGTCCTCGCTATGGAATACGGAGCAAGCGCGGAAGACGTCGCGAGAACGTGTCACGCACATCCG acGTGCGCCGAGGCTTTGAAGGAAGCTAATTTAGCTGCGTCTTTCGGTAAAcctattaatttctaa
- the LOC128872445 gene encoding innexin inx3: protein MAVFGLVSAVAGFVKVRYLVDKAIIDNMIFRAHYRITSAILFACCIIVSANNLIGDPINCLSDGGVEDNVINTYCWITYTFTLPRNIGKPVGTHVAHPGLGTDLGEKRYHSYYQWVPFMLFFQGVLFYIPHWIWKQWEEGKVRMISEGMRGVMVDNKPERQAKAQRLVKYIADTMHLHNTYAAGYFFCEALNFVNVVGNIFFIDSFLGGAFLTYGTDVLKFSSMNQEQRSDPMVEVFPRVTKCTFHKFGSSGTIQKLDALCVLALNILNEKIYIFLWFWFILLAALSGVALLYSMAVVLLPSTRETILRKRFKFGTAAGVSALIRETQVGDFLLLHLLGQNMNVMMFNEVLDELCRHMPLGSASGASPASVPSAPSTLEMSPIYPEIEKYAKDTEI, encoded by the exons ATGGCGGTGTTTGGATTGGTCTCGGCTGTGGCCGGGTTCGTCAAGGTGCGATACCTCGTGGACAAGGCGATAATCGACAACATGATCTTCAGGGCCCACTACAGGATTACCTCCGCGATTCTATTCGCTTGTTGCATCATCGTGTCCGCCAATAATCTCATAG GCGACCCGATAAATTGTCTGAGCGACGGAGGGGTAGAGGACAACGTGATAAACACGTACTGTTGGATCACGTACACGTTCACTCTGCCACGCAACATCGGTAAGCCTGTGGGTACCCACGTGGCTCATCCCGGATTGGGTACCGATCTCGGCGAGAAGAGGTATCACTCGTATTATCAGTGGGTGCCCTTCATGCTGTTCTTCCAAGGTGTTCTATTCTACATACCGCACTGGATATGGAAGCAGTGGGAAGAGGGCAAGGTCAGAATGATATCCGAGGGCATGAGGGGTGTTATGGTCGATAACAAGCCCGAACGACAGGCCAAGGCCCAACGACTGGTCAAGTACATCGCGGACACGATGCACCTGCACAACACCTACGCGGCGGGCTACTTCTTCTGCGAGGCTCTCAACTTCGTTAACGTG GTgggaaacatatttttcatcgactcGTTCCTGGGCGGCGCGTTCTTGACTTACGGCACCGACGTGTTGAAGTTCAGCAGCATGAACCAGGAGCAACGCAGCGATCCCATGGTCGAGGTCTTTCCTCGCGTCACCAAGTGCACCTTCCACAAATTCGGTTCTTCCGGGACCATCCAGAAGTTGGACGCCCTCTGCGTCCTCGCTCTGAACATTCTCAACGAGAAGATTTACATCTTTTTGTGGTTCTGGTTCATCCTCCTGGCAGCGCTGTCCGGTGTCGCTTTGCTCTACAGCATGGCCGTGGTTCTACTGCCCAGCACGCGGGAGACGATACTTAGGAAACGATTCAAATTCGGTACGGCCGCTGGCGTCAGCGCGCTCATCAGAGAAACACAG GTCGGCGATTTTCTGTTGCTTCATCTGCTGGGCCAAAACATGAACGTGATGATGTTCAACGAAGTGCTCGACGAGCTGTGCCGTCACATGCCTCTCGGATCCGCGAGCGGAGCGTCGCCCGCGTCCGTGCCTTCGGCGCCCAGCACCCTGGAGATGTCACCCATTTACCCGGAGATCGAAAAGTACGCCAAGGACACCGAGATCTAA